One Trichoderma asperellum chromosome 5, complete sequence genomic region harbors:
- a CDS encoding uncharacterized protein (EggNog:ENOG41), with translation MSALRQILVIGGTGAQGIPVIKALSESKRYCVRVLTRDSKSRRSLELAALPNVTLLEGSQDNLEDLRRAFEGVYGAWVNLDGFTLGEKNEGFYGVRAYEIARHQGVKHYIWANSDYALRKSGWDEKYHWGHNDAKGRIGDFILSHGQESMKTTLFTTGPYMNMLFDGMYVPKEQDDGSFVWANPASDGKIPLIALEDVGVYNLWIFDNPHESAGLDLEVATDQVSMTDIANTFTKVTGKKGVHKKISLDEYLDLAEPYPNAYTNWAAGPDAIRDKDIMTWRENFTAWWRYWSEGKGATRDMTLLDKIHPQRIKSLEEWMRTVNYDGRQREVMKGLEDLRAKKSAIDP, from the exons ATGTCAGCCTTGAGGCAGATCTTAGTCATTGGTGGAACGGGTGCCCAGGGCATTCCAGTTATTAAAG CGCTTTCCGAAAGTAAACGTTACTGTGTAAGGGTACTGACTCGAGACTCTAAGTCGCGACGAAGCCTGGAACTAGCCGCTTTGCCCAATGTTACCCTCCTCGAAGGTAGCCAAGACAACTTGGAGGATCTCCGAAGAGCGTTCGAAGGAGTTTATGGAGCTTGGGTTAACCTAGACGGGTTCACTCTTGGCGAGAAGAACGAGGGCTTTTACGGCGTCAGGGCTTATGAGATAGCTAGACACCAAGGGGTAAAGCATTACATTTGGGCCAATTCAGATTATGCACTTCGCAAATCGGGTTGGGATGAGAAATATCACTGGGGTCATAACGATGCCAAAGGTCGCATCGGTGACTTCATActcagccatggccaagaaAGCATGAAGACGACACTTTTTACCACCGGGCCATACATGAATATGCTCTTCGACGGCATGTATGTGCCAAAGGAGCAAGACGACGGATCGTTTGTTTGGGCTAATCCTGCCA GTGATGGCAAGATACCACTGATAGCTCTTGAAGATGTGGGCGTCTATAACCTATGGATCTTCGACAACCCACACGAATCAGCTGGGCTTGATCTAGAGGTCGCCACTGACCAAGTTAGTATGACCGACATCGCGAATACATTTACCAAGGTCACTGGAAAGAAAGGAGTTCACAAAAAAATATCACTCGATGAATATTTGGATCTTGCCGAACCTTACCCCAATGCATATACTAATTGGGCAGCGGGCCCCGATGCCATTCGAGACAAGGATATAATGACTTGGAGAGAGAATTTTACCGCTTGGTGGCGGTACTGGAGCGAGGGTAAGGGTGCGACCAGAGACATGACATTATTGGATAAAATTCATCCTCAGAGAATTAAAAGTTTAGAAGAATGGATGCGAACCGTGAACTATGATGGAAGACAACGAGAGGTAATGAAAGGACTTGAAGACTTGAGAGCTA